One part of the Lepeophtheirus salmonis chromosome 14, UVic_Lsal_1.4, whole genome shotgun sequence genome encodes these proteins:
- the LOC121129844 gene encoding alpha/beta hydrolase domain-containing protein 17B, with amino-acid sequence MSGMGLSLSELCCLFCCPPCPSRIAAKLAFLPPDPTYSIDNSSNPTKLSLHEKAEWQYSEREQDNLEVSLARTSKGNLIACLYVKCSPNARFTILHSHGNAVDLGQMSSFYMGLGSRINCNVFSYDYSGYGASGGKPSEKNLYADIECAWNTLRTKYSVSPENIILYGQSIGTVPTVDLASRVEVGAVILHSALMSGMRVAFPQTKRTWCFDAFPSIDKVPKVASPVLVIHGTEDEVIDFSHGIAIYEKCPRAVEPLWVEGAGHNDVELYNQYLDRLKHFVAQELTN; translated from the exons ATGAGCGGAATGGGGTTAAGCCTAAGTGAACTCTGTTGCCTGTTTTGTTGTCCTCCGTGCCCAAGTCGTATCGCAGCTAAGTTGGCTTTTCTGCCTCCGGATCCCACGTATTCCATAGATAATTCCTCGAATCCCACGAAGTTGTCTCTGCACGAGAAGGCGGAGTGGCAGTACTCGGAGCGGGAGCAAGACAACTTGGAAGTGTCCCTCGCCCGGACTTCCAAGGGGAACCTCATCGCCTGTCTCTACGTCAAATGCTCTCCCAACGCGCGATTCACGATCCTGCACTCGCATGGGAATGCTGTGGATTTGG GTCAAATGTCTTCCTTCTACATGGGCCTCGGCTCCCGCATCAACTGCAACGTCTTTTCCTACGACTATTCAGGCTACGGGGCCTCGGGAGGGAAACCCTCAGAAAAAAATCTCTATGCGGATATCGAGTGCGCCTGGAACACGCTGAGAACCAAATACAGTGTGAGTCCAGAGAATATCATTCTCTACGGACAATCCATAGGAACCGTTCCTACAGTGGATCTCGCATCTCGGGTGGAAGTGGGTGCTGTTATTCTTCATTCTGCACTCATGAGTGGCATGAGAGTCGCATTCCCGCAAACCAAACGGACTTGGTGCTTTGACGCGTTTCCGAG TATTGACAAAGTGCCAAAAGTGGCATCGCCGGTCCTTGTTATTCATGGAACTGAAGACGAAGTCATTGATTTCTCACATGGTATCGctatatatgaaaaatgtcCGAGGGCAGTTGAACCTTTATGGGTTGAG ggcgCGGGTCACAATGACGTGGAATTGTATAACCAATATTTGGACCGGTTAAAGCATTTCGTTGCTCAAGAATTAACGAATTAA
- the LOC121129843 gene encoding short transient receptor potential channel 4-associated protein, translating into MSSRWIHRKFYRSKNLLTSINESQRVGGGGSSSISLIDVSLLSDSENQLRKIRDASNENSALIKLLPILRALETAKEYQALILPHLRRLNEMLSESVDEEVKTLSLEFVEWNGLLILLSLVFSGHPETVLLSFKILNKLCVFVDEASAIMSESREILTFAFQSFTSDLLFDEARKLVESILLNTPPLNLCSIPHFQKILSQLEGKKLASFCKILAVTVSDLDIYKDHKNHSLFSENCRNNPSVPLPVKDINQELTLSVPGFLQKLVDQATKLPYLPRFSSLPTEIDHWVRLIDDVISDELARPNLSLEPFSALIGGDLMDRVEALYVLSLFLIGRHRKRVQKELSELKLVPKLSDLFDQFIWRYNAGRQRARLPGHTSRCECSPEVAVKMQFLRLIYGFCDHNEYKHLLLSPYEWEELKRIKPTDSSVQDWDLAKSPISPSLMCSGTSGLLTKIVEVLKKEHTNSTYRFWLCRAVESYIRGQISYADQVFLLRRGLLQHITASLINTDRRQKEIIQSSFDLLGELIKFNFDACRQMDAILSTGAKLKRAMSLINERLVDSNMFIRGMVLASDHFLHSSDPEAVNFVNNSRLLSLFRDLDKHIGYVIKLIRKIKVNNLTQENVSCLNTSLIIIMLSHRKHELPHFLEELSFRVQREALSHGSNPPFMLHFRKLLTFWQEHYFQKAKDCTQLEQSSRIPFEFWKNTVDSLISSDANSNISLLHYHNTWFVEKSANVSFTSFMEVE; encoded by the exons ATGTCAAGCCGATGGATCCACCGCAAGTTCTATCGAAGCAAGAATTTGTTAACCTCCATCAACGAATCTCAGCGAGTTGGTGGAGGTGGCTCCTCTTCCATATCCTTGATAGATGTCTCACTTCTCTCAGACTCTGAGAATCAATTAAGGAAGATCCGGGATGCATCGAATGAGAACAGTGCTCTGATAAAGCTCCTTCCGATCCTTCGCGCCCTCGAAACAGCCAAGGAGTACCAAGCCTTGATCCTGCCGCATTTACGGAGATTGAATGAG ATGTTATCCGAGTCCGTGGATGAGGAAGTCAAAACCCTAAGCCTGGAATTCGTGGAATGGAACGGACTTCTCATCCTCTTGTCCCTTGTTTTCAGCGGCCATCCAGAAACTGTTCTTCtctcattcaaaattttaaataaactctGTGTTTTTGTGGACGAGGCTTCTGCAATAATGAGTGAATCACGAGAGATTCTTACTTTTGCCTTTCAGTCTTTTACTAGTGATCTTCTCTTTGATGAAGCACGTAAACTCGTTGAATCCATCTTATTGAATACTCCACCCCTCAATCTTTGCTCCATTccacactttcaaaaaattctctctcaattagaaggaaaaaaattggcGAGTTTCTGCAAAATACTCGCTGTAACAGTTTCAGATTTGGACATTTATAAGGATCACAAGAATCACTCTCTTTTTTCGGAAAATTGTCGGAACAATCCCAGCGTTCCATTACCTGTCAAGGACATCAATCAAGAACTTACTCTAAGTGTACCAGGATTTCTCCAGAAATTGGTAGATCAAGCCACAAAACTACCTTATCTTCCACGTTTCTCTTCCCTTCCCACAGAAATCGATCATTGGGTCCGTCTAATAGACGATGTGATATCTGACGAATTGGCAAGGCCTAATTTGTCTCTAGAACCCTTTAGTGCATTGATAGGTGGTGATTTGATGGACCGAGTTGAGGCTCTCTATGTTCTGAGCTTATTCTTAATCGGAAGACATCGAAAAAGAGTACAAAAAGAACTCTCGGAGTTAAAGCTCGTGCCTAAGCTGTCAGATCTATTTGATCAGtttatttggagatataatGCCGGGCGCCAAAGAGCCCGTCTTCCTGGTCATACTTCTCGATGTGAATGTTCACCTGAAGTTGCCGTAAAAATGCAATTTCTTAGGTTAATTTATGGTTTTTGTGATCACAATGAATACAAGCATCTTTTGCTCAGTCCTTATGAGTGGGAAGAATTGAAGAGGATTAAACCAACAGATTCTTCTGTAcaa GATTGGGATTTGGCCAAATCTCCCATTTCTCCCAGCTTAATGTGCAGCGGAACATCTGGTCTCTTGACAAAAATTGTTGAAGTTCTCAAGAAAGAACACACAAACTCCACCTATCGTTTTTGGCTCTGCCGTGCCGTAGAATCCTACATCAGAGGTCAAATATCCTATGCAGATCAAGTATTTTTACTCAGAAGAGGTCTTCTCCAGCATATAACTGCATCCCTCATCAACACTGATCGTCGTCAAAAGGAAATAATTCAAAGTAGTTTTGATCTACTTGgtgaattaatcaaatttaacttCGACGCTTGTCGACAAATGGATGCAATATTGTCAACAGGAGCAAAGCTGAAAAGAGCCatgtctttaattaatgaaagacTT gtaGATAGTAACATGTTTATTAGAGGTATGGTTTTGGCATCGGATCATTTCCTTCATTCATCTGATCCCGAAGCTGTGAACTTTGTGAACAATTCTCGACTTCTCTCTCTATTTAGAGACCTTGACAAGCATATTGGTTATGTGATCAAACTGATacgaaaaataaaagtgaataatCTTACTCAGGAAAATGTTTCCTGCCTTAATACTAGTCTG ataattataatgCTAAGTCATCGCAAACATGAATTACCTCATTTTCTTGAAGAGTTATCCTTCAGAGTACAAAGGGAAGCCCTATCGCATGGCTCTAATCCACCGTTCATGCTGCATTTTAGAAAACTCCTCACATTTTG GCAAGagcattattttcaaaaagccAAGGATTGTACACAGCTAGAGCAGAGCTCCCGAATACCCTTCGAATTCTGGAAAAATACGGTTGATTCCTTAATTTCCTCAGATGCCAATTCTAATATTAGCCTATTACATTATCACAACACATGGTTTGTAGAAAAGTCTGCCAATGTCTCTTTTACTTCGTTCATGGAAGTAGAATAA